Proteins from one Verrucomicrobiia bacterium genomic window:
- a CDS encoding Re/Si-specific NAD(P)(+) transhydrogenase subunit alpha, which translates to MLLFFPKENHPSDKRIALTPDAAKRLATLGITVEIEKGLGAGLGYSDESYEKVGAKLSSDRAASSKNADMVLRLRKPASEDIALLKKGAIHVSYLDPFNESSLIQQLAQAQVSAVSMEMIPRTTLAQKMDALSSQANLAGYVAVILAAERLDKVFPMMMTPAGTLNPARVFIIGVGVAGLQAIATAKRLGARVEAFDTRPVVEEQVQSLGAKFVKVDLGETGQTAQGYAKELTPEQLEKQRQAMAKVCSYSDVVITTAQVFGRKAPRILTRAMVEGMQPGSIVIDMAVETGGNVEGSQLDQEVDINGVRVIGLGNLPGRVPIHASQMYASNVANFIEHFWDKKEKVFRFNTEDEILKNSLMTCNGQVVNEVIKKHLNL; encoded by the coding sequence ATGCTTCTTTTCTTCCCTAAGGAAAATCATCCTTCTGATAAACGAATTGCTTTAACCCCTGATGCCGCCAAGCGATTGGCAACGTTGGGTATAACTGTAGAAATTGAAAAAGGTCTTGGCGCGGGTCTTGGCTACTCTGATGAGAGCTACGAAAAAGTGGGCGCTAAACTGAGTTCGGATCGCGCAGCTTCTTCAAAAAATGCTGATATGGTATTGCGCCTTCGCAAGCCGGCTTCGGAAGACATTGCCTTGTTAAAAAAAGGAGCGATTCATGTTAGTTATTTGGATCCTTTTAATGAATCGTCTTTGATTCAACAACTGGCTCAAGCTCAAGTGAGCGCGGTAAGTATGGAGATGATTCCCCGAACGACTTTAGCTCAAAAAATGGACGCCTTAAGTTCGCAAGCCAATCTCGCGGGCTATGTAGCAGTGATTTTAGCGGCGGAACGTTTAGATAAAGTATTCCCGATGATGATGACGCCTGCGGGCACGCTCAATCCAGCGCGTGTTTTTATTATTGGTGTGGGTGTTGCGGGTTTGCAAGCAATCGCCACTGCGAAACGTTTGGGTGCTCGGGTAGAAGCGTTTGACACGCGTCCAGTCGTGGAAGAACAGGTGCAATCGTTGGGTGCGAAGTTTGTGAAAGTGGATTTGGGCGAGACGGGTCAAACTGCGCAGGGTTACGCAAAAGAATTGACGCCTGAACAGCTCGAAAAACAGCGTCAAGCGATGGCGAAAGTTTGTTCTTATTCTGATGTGGTGATTACAACTGCGCAAGTTTTTGGAAGAAAAGCGCCTCGTATTTTGACGCGTGCCATGGTTGAGGGTATGCAACCAGGCAGCATTGTGATTGATATGGCGGTGGAAACGGGTGGCAATGTGGAAGGATCGCAATTGGATCAGGAAGTCGATATCAATGGTGTAAGAGTGATTGGATTAGGCAATCTTCCGGGGCGTGTGCCGATTCATGCGAGTCAGATGTATGCCAGTAATGTGGCAAATTTTATTGAACATTTCTGGGATAAAAAGGAGAAAGTATTTCGTTTTAATACAGAGGACGAAATTTTAAAAAATTCGCTCATGACTTGTAATGGTCAGGTAGTGAATGAAGTCATTAAAAAACATCTTAATCTTTAA
- a CDS encoding NAD(P) transhydrogenase subunit alpha: MFLLFIFVIAIFLGFELIAKVPSQLHTPLMSGSNAISGITIVAALVSAGHTDSDALRTVLGTIAVACAMVNVVGGYWVTDRMLGMFKNKKK; encoded by the coding sequence ATGTTTTTACTTTTTATTTTTGTAATCGCGATTTTTTTAGGGTTTGAATTAATTGCCAAAGTTCCCTCACAACTCCACACGCCGCTGATGTCGGGTTCCAATGCCATTTCGGGAATTACCATTGTGGCTGCTTTGGTTTCGGCAGGTCATACCGATAGTGACGCGCTTCGAACTGTATTGGGAACCATAGCTGTAGCTTGTGCGATGGTTAATGTTGTTGGCGGTTATTGGGTGACGGATCGCATGTTGGGCATGTTCAAAAATAAGAAAAAATAA
- a CDS encoding NAD(P)(+) transhydrogenase (Re/Si-specific) subunit beta, translated as MNLNQIIEFCYIVSAVLFILGLKMLSSATTARKGNFVSAIGMLLAVVATLVQQGMSYHWIIVGSLVGAAIGGVAARTVKMTAMPEMVALFNGFGGLASLLVGWAEFHHNPNSDLLTLVSTFFAVLIGGITFTGSVVAFGKLSEMIPGKPILFKGQQFLNAVLLLGTLAIGVVICMNPTESYTLFLVAVALSLVLGVLAVIGIGGADMPVVISLLNSYSGIAGSAAGFVILNSVLIVSGALVGASGIILTSIMCKAMNRSLTNVLFGGVGASKKKAATFHGEAKPVSVEDAYYLLEAAQSVIIVPGYGMAVAQAQHAVRELGELLQANGAEVRYVIHPVAGRMPGHMNVLLAEANVPYEQLVEPQDVNPIMSTVDVALVIGANDVVNPAARTNPDSPIYGMPIINVDEAKTVIVSKRSLSAGFAGVDNPLFFNENTRMLFGDAKTSIQGLVSELKG; from the coding sequence ATGAATCTCAATCAAATCATTGAATTTTGTTATATTGTTTCGGCTGTTCTTTTCATTTTAGGCTTAAAGATGCTCAGCTCAGCCACGACGGCGCGTAAGGGTAATTTTGTTTCTGCGATTGGTATGTTGTTGGCTGTGGTAGCCACTTTAGTGCAGCAAGGCATGAGTTATCATTGGATTATTGTGGGTTCATTAGTAGGCGCGGCGATTGGTGGAGTTGCTGCGCGCACCGTTAAAATGACAGCGATGCCGGAAATGGTGGCTTTATTTAATGGTTTTGGTGGTTTGGCTAGTTTGCTTGTTGGTTGGGCAGAGTTTCATCATAACCCAAATTCCGATTTACTTACTTTAGTTTCCACTTTTTTTGCAGTGTTAATTGGTGGCATTACTTTTACCGGTAGCGTGGTTGCGTTTGGTAAATTAAGCGAAATGATTCCGGGTAAACCCATTCTCTTTAAAGGCCAGCAATTTCTTAATGCTGTTTTATTGCTAGGAACTTTAGCAATTGGTGTTGTGATCTGCATGAATCCTACGGAAAGTTATACACTTTTCCTTGTTGCAGTTGCTTTATCTTTGGTGTTGGGCGTGCTGGCGGTCATCGGTATTGGTGGTGCTGATATGCCGGTTGTCATTTCTCTTCTCAACAGTTATTCCGGAATTGCGGGGAGTGCGGCGGGTTTTGTGATTTTAAATAGTGTTCTCATTGTTTCCGGCGCTTTGGTGGGAGCGAGTGGTATTATTTTAACGAGTATCATGTGTAAAGCGATGAACCGATCTTTGACCAATGTTTTATTTGGTGGTGTGGGCGCTTCGAAAAAGAAGGCTGCCACATTTCATGGTGAAGCGAAACCGGTTTCAGTCGAGGACGCTTATTATCTTTTGGAAGCAGCGCAATCCGTGATTATTGTTCCGGGTTACGGGATGGCTGTGGCCCAAGCACAACATGCTGTGCGTGAATTGGGCGAACTTTTGCAAGCCAATGGCGCGGAAGTGCGTTATGTGATTCATCCGGTTGCGGGTCGTATGCCGGGTCATATGAATGTTTTATTAGCCGAAGCAAATGTTCCATACGAACAACTCGTCGAGCCGCAAGATGTCAATCCTATCATGTCAACGGTTGATGTGGCTTTGGTTATTGGCGCAAACGATGTGGTCAATCCCGCTGCGCGCACAAACCCCGACAGCCCGATTTACGGGATGCCTATTATTAATGTGGACGAAGCAAAGACGGTTATTGTCTCCAAACGTTCGCTTTCTGCAGGTTTTGCGGGCGTGGATAATCCACTTTTCTTTAACGAAAATACGCGCATGCTTTTCGGCGATGCAAAGACTTCTATACAAGGACTGGTTTCGGAGTTGAAGGGATAA
- a CDS encoding tetratricopeptide repeat protein: protein MIESVKTILVISIIVFLNGMPSAMGASHKKKEVEDVSSVETILKKGNALLAEKKYTEALIEYQKGLTLVPDAQGLLYNGGLAAFQAGDYSQALKLWKKLKNLDANDWQVRAKLIQTYQALGKLSDRDEEREALWDLRKSERVISLIRTEYYVREQTEFAGRRIMVSENFELKGEVPTRYVFSVLNEEEQPVYRILLRCDVAMDELDEDLDESEKPLFHLDGYFKDDRHEAYQVYGEEPIYDEVRQTVEKLIEKQVKVGRLP, encoded by the coding sequence ATGATTGAATCAGTGAAAACGATTTTAGTCATTAGCATAATTGTTTTCTTGAATGGGATGCCTAGTGCGATGGGAGCATCTCATAAAAAAAAGGAAGTAGAAGACGTTTCGAGCGTGGAAACAATTTTGAAAAAAGGTAATGCGTTGCTTGCCGAAAAAAAATATACTGAAGCACTTATAGAATATCAAAAGGGTTTAACATTAGTTCCAGATGCTCAAGGATTACTTTACAATGGCGGTTTAGCTGCTTTTCAAGCGGGTGACTATTCTCAAGCGCTAAAACTTTGGAAAAAGCTTAAAAATCTGGACGCGAATGATTGGCAGGTGAGGGCGAAGTTAATTCAAACTTATCAGGCTTTAGGAAAATTATCGGATCGTGACGAGGAGCGAGAAGCGTTATGGGACCTTCGAAAAAGCGAAAGAGTGATTAGTTTAATTCGAACCGAATATTATGTCCGAGAACAAACTGAATTTGCCGGAAGAAGGATAATGGTTTCAGAGAATTTTGAGTTAAAAGGGGAGGTGCCAACGCGCTACGTTTTCTCTGTTTTAAATGAAGAAGAGCAACCGGTTTATAGAATTTTATTGCGCTGCGATGTTGCCATGGATGAGCTGGATGAAGACTTGGACGAGTCAGAGAAACCTTTATTCCATCTCGACGGTTATTTTAAGGATGATCGTCATGAAGCTTATCAAGTCTATGGAGAAGAACCCATATATGATGAAGTGCGGCAAACGGTAGAAAAACTTATTGAAAAACAGGTTAAAGTGGGACGACTACCTTAA
- a CDS encoding TfoX/Sxy family protein, whose translation MKISKEYVSPLARMRNLGPKSAELIESIGIFDAKALANAGTLEVCHKLILAGHVISLNMAYAIQGALMDCDWRRIPIEFRRYLAVEFKKIKSR comes from the coding sequence GTGAAAATTTCTAAAGAATATGTTTCGCCGTTGGCAAGAATGCGTAATCTTGGTCCTAAAAGTGCTGAATTGATAGAGTCAATTGGTATTTTTGATGCTAAAGCATTAGCTAATGCTGGCACTTTAGAAGTTTGCCATAAACTTATTTTAGCCGGACATGTGATTTCCTTGAATATGGCTTATGCGATTCAAGGAGCATTAATGGATTGTGACTGGCGACGAATTCCAATAGAATTCCGTCGATATTTAGCTGTTGAGTTTAAAAAAATTAAGTCTCGTTAA
- a CDS encoding MgtC/SapB family protein codes for MLSYQEIILRLVTSAILGGIVGLERERLEWAAGLRTHMLVCLGSALIMIVSSFGFADILTNPQAILDPSRVAAQVVSGIGFLGAGTILFFRQEIIRGLTTAASLWTMAGVGLAVGGGLYFAAFASTGLIVVILAVIKPWERRLFPRQKNLVTLLINRHETSLKKIEDLFQASGLTVKQLTLKQGHSPNKDYAQFELERSPSRETILTLVEQLQKVEGVQEIKA; via the coding sequence ATGTTATCGTATCAGGAAATCATTCTTCGACTTGTCACATCAGCCATCTTGGGTGGTATTGTAGGGTTAGAACGTGAGCGGTTGGAATGGGCAGCGGGATTGCGGACGCACATGCTGGTTTGTCTCGGATCAGCTTTAATCATGATCGTTTCTTCATTTGGGTTTGCTGATATTTTGACCAATCCGCAGGCCATTTTAGATCCTTCGCGAGTTGCGGCTCAAGTAGTGAGTGGGATTGGTTTTCTCGGCGCGGGCACGATTTTATTTTTCCGACAAGAAATCATTCGCGGTCTTACAACCGCGGCAAGTCTTTGGACCATGGCAGGTGTGGGGTTGGCAGTGGGCGGCGGACTTTATTTTGCGGCCTTTGCGAGCACAGGATTAATCGTCGTCATTCTCGCAGTCATCAAACCTTGGGAAAGACGTTTGTTTCCTCGACAAAAAAATCTGGTCACGCTGTTGATTAATCGTCATGAAACATCTTTGAAAAAAATTGAAGACCTCTTTCAAGCTTCCGGCCTTACTGTCAAACAATTGACGTTAAAACAAGGGCATTCACCCAATAAAGATTATGCTCAATTTGAATTGGAGCGAAGCCCGTCGCGCGAAACGATTTTGACTTTGGTAGAGCAATTACAAAAGGTTGAAGGCGTCCAAGAAATTAAGGCGTAA